Part of the Saccharomonospora amisosensis genome is shown below.
CCAGCGCCAACTACGCCGGTGGTGTCCGCGCGGGTGACACGACCGTCATCTACGGCATCGGCGGCATCGGCATCAACGCCGTGCAGGGGGCCGCGCACGCGGGCGCCAAGAACGTCGTCGTGGTCGACCCGGTGGAGTTCAAGCGGGAGACCGCGCTGAAGTTCGGCGCGACCCATGCCTTCGCCACCGCGCAGGAGGCGGCCGAGAAGGTCGCCGAGCTCACCTGGGGCCAACTGGCGGACCAGGCCCTCGTCACGGTGGGAGTCGTGGACGAGCAGGTGATCACCGACGCCTTCAACGTGCTCGGCAAGGGCGGCACGATGGTAGTCACCGGACTCGCCCACCCGGAGAAACTCACCGTGCACGTTTCCGGCGGCGTGCTGACGCTGTTCGAGAAGACCATCAAGGGCACGCTGTTCGGGTCGGCTAACCCGCAGTACGACATCCTCAAGATCCTGCGGCTCTACGACGCCGGCCAGTTGAAGCTCGACGAGCTTGTCACCACCAAGTACAACCTCGAGCAGGTCAACGAGGGTTACCAGGACCTGCGCGACGGCAAGAACATCCGCGGCGTGATCACCTACGCCGACTGAGGTGAGCCCGGGGTCGTGAGTGTGCGGCGGGACCGCGAACCGCTCACGACCCCTTCGGCACCCAGGAACCGAGGACCGGTTTGAACTCGCGGACCGTGCGCTCCGCGATCGCGCCCTCGATGTGGTAAGGGTCGGCGTCGATGAGCCGCTGCAACTCCTGCCTGTCGGCGGCCTCGTACAGCGTGAGTCCGCCGGTGTCGTCCTGCAACGGGCCCGCGACCAGCACCTTGCCCTGCTCGGCGAGCGAGGCGAGATACTCGCGGTGCCGAGGTCGCACCGGCCCGAACTTGTCCTGCACGTACCGGATCTCCACCACGAACCAGGCCACTGGGTCCTCCCGACGTCGACGGCCGTACACCGTTCCCGGAACCGTATCGCCCGGTCCGGTGTTGAACCGAACATGCTGGGTCACGCCGAGTGGAACCGATACGCTTGGCGCGCGTGAGTCCACGGGCGAGAGGGACTCGAAAGACGCCGTCGAGGGATGGGCAGGTTCCGATGCATGGCAGTGCCGAGCCCATGCGCCACCGAAACACCACTCGAAGCGCGCAAAGCAGCGTCGAGCAGACGCTGAGCCACCTGCGCACGCTGGACGCGCCCGCGCCGAAGGCGCAGCCGTCCGGCCCGCTGACGCTGGAAGACCTGTACCGCCAGCACCGGATGCGGCTCGTGCGGCTGGCGATCCTGCTGGTGGACGAGCCTGCGACAGCGGAGGACGTGGTACAGGAGGCCTTCACCGGGCTGCACCGCAACTGGAGCAAGCTCCGGGACGCCGCCGCCGCGGTCGCCTATCTGCGGACAGCGGTGGTCAACGGGTCACGCAGCGTGCTGCGCCGCCGCAAGACCGCCCGGGAATACGTCCCCCCGCACGCGGTCAACGCCCGTTCGGCGGAGAGTCTCGCCATGCTGTCCACCGAGCATCAGGCCGTGGTCAACGCGCTGTCCAAGCTGCCGCCGAGGCAAAGGGAAGTGCTTGTACTACGCTACTACGGTGGGTTGTCGGAGGCGGAGATCTCCGAGGCCGCGGGGATATCCAAGGGCACCGTGAAGTCCACGGCCAGCCGCGCGCTGGAGGCGTTGCAGAGAGCCATGCACGACGGCCGCGGCTGAGCGACCGGGATCTCGGCACCTCTTCGACTGCCCACATTCTGGTCTGGACCAATAGGATGTGGTCGTGAACGGTGCTGACGAGTTCGTGCTGACGAGCGGGCGCGTGGCCTGCCCGGACGGTGTGCGCGACGCCGCATGGGTGTCGGTGTCCGGAGCGCGGATCACCGGCATCGGCACCTCCGCCCCGCCCGAAGGCGACCACGTGGATCTCGGCGGCGCGCTCGTCGTTCCCGGCTTCATCGACATGCACTGTCACGGCGGCGGGGGCGGGTCCTTCTCCAGCGGCGACAACGAGGAGGTGGCCACGGCGATCGCCGCCCACCGCAGACACGGCACAACCACCATGTTGGCGAGCCTTGTCTCCGACCCCATCCCGGCGCTGGCCGACCAACTGGCCGTGCTCGCCGAGTTCGTCACCACCGGCGAGCTGGCGGGCGTCCACCTGGAAGGACCGTTCATCGCCAGCGCACGCTGCGGCGCGCACGACCCCGCGATGCTGCGCGAGCCCGACACCAGCGCCGTCGACGCGCTGCTGGAGGCAGGGCGAGGCCACATCAGGATGGTCACGTTGGCGCCCGAGCTGACCGGTGGGATCAAGGCCGTGCGGCAGCTCACCGAGTCGGGCGTGGTGGCCGCGATCGGACACACCGACGCGGTCGAGGAACAGATCCGGCCCGCGATCGACGCGGGCGCCACCGTGGCCACCCACCTGTTCAACGGGATGCGGCCACTGCATCACCGCGACCCCGGGCCGATCGGCGCGCTGCTTGACGACGAACGGGTCACCGTCGAACTCATCTGCGACCTGGTTCACGTCCATCCAACGGTGCTGCGGCTGGCCGCCCGCCACGTCGGTACGGCACGGACGGTGCTGGTGACCGACGCGATCTCGGCCACCGACGCCGCCGACGGCACCTACCGGCTGGGCAGGCTGGCCGTAGAGGTCAGCGACGGTGTCGCGACGCTGGCGGGCAACGGCACGCTCGCCGGTAGCACGCTCACCATGGACCTCGCGTTCCGCAACTTCGTCCTCGGCGCCGGCATGAGCGTCGAGGAAGCCGTCAGAGCCACCTCCGGCCACGTGGCCGAGCTGCTCGGTATCGCCGACCGGACTGGCGCGCTGCGCCCGGGGCTGTACGCCGACCTCGTGGTCCTCGACGACGAGCTGCGGCCGCGTGGGGTGCTGCGGCGTGGCGAATGGGTGCTTCGGGAGGGCTTCTGAGTTATGCCCGCACCACGTGCTGGCTAGGCTTGACGGCGATGAGTGACGACCCGGAGCGCCTCCTCGCCGAGGCACTGCGCGCGCAGGCCAGGAACGCGCCGCCGCAGGCTGCCGAGCCGAGACACAGCCCGCCGCCGGTGGTCGAGACCCCCGGCGGCTACGGCCTGCTGTCCGGCGCAGGCGAAGGTTCACTCGAACGAGAACGAGCAGCGCTCGACGAGGCCGTTCAGGCGGAGTCTGCACCGGCAGCCTCACCCGAACCGGGCCAGGCAAACCGGCCGCTGGATACCAGATGGGTACTGCTGCTCGCTGCCGCGCTCGGCCTCGCGGCCGGGACCGTGATCGGGCTTCTCACCCTGTTGTGAGCGGGCTCAAAGCGGCGCCGAGCGGACCTGTATTTTGTGCAGGGTGATGCTTTCGCAGACACCAGCACAGATGTCGCTCATGCCGGAATGGCTCGATCCACAACATTTGCTTTCCGGACTCACCCCGACGGTCATCGCGCTGCTGTGCCTGATCCTGTTCGCCGAAAGCAGTGTATTCCCCGTGTTGCCCGGCGATTCGCTGCTGTTCACGGCGGGCCTGTTCATCGCGAACGGAAGCATCGAAGCCCCGCTGTGGCTGGTGTGCGTGCTCGCCACGAGCGCCGCCATCCTCGGCAACGCGATCGGTTACGGCATCGGCTGGAAGGTCGGCCCCAAGCTGTTCAACCGGCCCGACTCCCGCTTCTTCAAGCAGGAGTACGTCGACAAGACCCACGCCTTCCTCGAGCGGCACGGTTCCAAGGCGATCGTGCTCGCGCGCTTCGTGCCGTTCGTGCGCACGTTCATCACCTGGATCGCGGGCATCGGCAGGATGAGCCGCAAGAAGTACTTCACCTACACGGTGATCGGCGGAATCCTGTGGGCAGCCGGGCTCATCGTGCTGGGCTCGCTGCTCGGCAACATCCCGTTCATCAGGGACAATGTGGACGCCATCTTCATCCTCATCGTGCTGGTCTCGGTAGTGCCCATCGTGCTGGAGTACCTCAAGGGCCGCAGGGGCAAGAAGTCAGCGGCCGCTTCGGCGGGCACCGACCCGGAAGGATGATCCGGCCTACGTCGGCGAGAACATCGAGCCGGGGTTGAACAGGTTCCCCGGGTCCAGCGCCTGCTTGATCCTGCGGTGCACGTCCAACCCGACCGGGCCGATCTCGCGGGCGAGCCAGTCCTGCTTGAACCTGCCGATGCCGTGTTCACCGGTCACCGTGCCGCCGAGCGAGAGGCCGAGTTCGAGGATCGCGTCGAAGCCACGCCGCGCCCGCTCGGCCTCACCCGCCGCGGTGGCGTCGTAGACCACGGTGGGGTGCATGTTGCCGTCACCGGCGTGGCCGCAGACAGCGATGGTCAGTCCCACCTCGGCGCTGATGCGCTCGCAGCCCTCGATCAGTTCAGCGATGCGCGTGCGCGGCACGCAGACGTCATCGGTCATGCAGGCGCCACGCTGCTCAAGTGCGTAGTGGACCACCCTGCGCGCCTTCATCAGCAGGTTGCCCTCGGCCACGTCGTCGGTGGAGTGGACGAGCTCAGCGCCGGCATCGGCACACACCTGCTCGATCGCGGCGAGTTCCCGCTTGGCGAGGGCGCCACCGGCGTCGGACTGGCACAGCAGCAACGCCCCGGAGTCGGAGCCGGTACCCAACTCGGTGCCGAGATAGGCCTCCACCGCCTTTACCGTGGTGGCGTCCATGATTTCCAGCAGCGACGGTACGAGCCCCTCGCGCACGATCCCGCTCACGGCGGCGCCCGCGGCACCCGCCGAGGCGAACGCCGCCACCAGCGTGGCAGGCGCCTGCGGCAGCGGACGCAGCGCGACCGTGGCCTGCGTGATCACGCCGAGGGTTCCCTCGCTGCCGACGAACAGCTTGGTGAGGTCGTAGCCGGCGACGCCCTTGACTGTGCGTCGCCCGGTTCGCAACAGCGAGCCGTCGGCGAGCACCACCTCCAGCCCCAGCACGGAATCCGTGGTCACGCCGTACTTCACGCAGCACAGCCCGCCCGCGTTGGTCGCGAGGTTGCCACCGATCGTGCACCAGTCGTAGCTGGATGGGTCGGGCGGGTAGAACAGACCGTGTTTGGCCGCCGCTTCGCGTAGGTCGAGGTTCACCACACCGGGCTGCACCACGGCGAGGCGGTTGTCCGGGTCGATCTCGACGATGCGATCCAGTTTGGTGGTGACCAGCACGACGCAACCGTCCACCGCGTTGGCGCCACCGCAGATCCCGCTTCCCGCGCCCCGCGGGACGACCGGCACCGCCGCCTCGGCACACGCCCGCACGGTCTCCCGCACGCCGTCCACGTCGGTGGGGAACACCACCGCCAGCGGGGTTCCAGAGGGTGCCAGCGGCATCTGGTCGCGCGAGTAACCCGCGGTCACGTCGGCGTCGGTGAGCACGGCTTCAGCACCGAGCACGGAACACAGCTCGGCCACCAGGCTGTCGTTGGTCATCCGTCAACGCTAGGCCGCGCACCATGCGAAGCGACAGGGTCGGCACTCGGTCGGCCGCGTGCCCGCACGCGGTCAGCCTTCCTGCGACGGCTCGCCTGCCCGCCTGGCGCGGCGATTGGCGTGCTTGCGTGCCGCGAACTCGTACGACTGGGCCAGCAACGGTCGGACCACCGCGTCGAACATGCGCGCACTCGGCGAAACCACGCACACCCAGTACTGCGACGCGTAGTGGGGGTGCGGCAGCAGTTGATCACGGGTGGCGTAGTCGAACCCGGTCCGCAGTACGCCCCGCTCGCCACGCGCGGTGGGCGCGGCACCGAACCTGGCGAGGTACGCGGCCTTCGGCAGTCCGATGTTCAACCGGTAGCACCCCGTCTCTTCCAGTGCGGAGACCTCGTCGTAGTGATCGCCGGTCACGATCGTGGCGAACGGCAGCCATCCCTGCTCCGGCAGGTCGCCGTCCGGGTCGTAGGTGAAGAAGGTGTCACCGGAGCTTTCCACCGATGTGACCCCTTCGAAGTTCGTTTCGATGTAGCGCTTCAACTCGGCAGCGTCCACGTCGGTAACCCGCCCTCTGACTCCGGACCGTCTGACATCTCCAGGCTCTCATTGAGATTCCCGGTGAGGCTTCTTGTGGATCTCCCTAGGTAATCGCGGGCTACCGTCTCGGAAATCCTCAAACGGTGGTCGAATTCCCGCAGCGCGGACACGAGTGCAGAACTCGCGGGCAGGAGCGGGGGACTCGCGGGCAGGAGCGGGGGACTCGCGGGCAGGAGCGGGGGACTCGCGGGCGTGTCCTCGCCCACATCGGGCGAGGGCGAGTTGCCGACGAGAGGAGGGTGAGAGCATTCTTGTATCAGGCAACTAGTTGCATGTGTCAAACAAGCCGGTCAAACCCGGCATTACTCACGAAAGACCCTCCCATGGCATCCACCGAGCACGCCGAGCCGCGCGTACCCGAACCCACGGAAGCCGAGCTGGCCATCGCCGACGAACTCGGCAGGCAGATGGTGCGGTTCATGCGGCTGTCGGTGCGCGCCAAGTCGCAGGTGGCCAAGCACGGACCGGACGGGATCGAGCGGGCGGCCTACGCGATCCTGTTCCGGCTCGTGCACGAGGGCCCGCAGCGCACGAGCCATCTCGCCGAGGCTCTGCATTCGGACATCTCCACCATCAGCAGGCAGAGCAGCTCGCTGGTGCAGCACGGCCTGGTGGAGCGGCAGGCCGACCCGGAGGACGGGCGCGCTTCGTTGCTCGCTCCCACCGAGGAGGGGATGCGGGTCTTCGAGGAGAACCGGCGTCACCGCAACCGGTGGCTGGCCAGGGTGCTCTCGGACTGGCCGGAGGAGGACCGCATCAAGCTCAACGTCTTGTTCGACCGGCTCAACACCGGGATCGAGGAGTGCGACCCACTCAGTGCCGACTCGTCGGCGAACTGCACGACCAAGGGGGACGACAAGTGACATCCACAGGGGACAGAACGATCGCGGTGGGCGCGGGCGCGGAGGAGGCCGATACCGGTCCCGACCTCACCCACCGCCAGATCGTCGTGATCCTCATCGGCCTGATGACGGGGATGTTCCTGGCCGCGCTGGACCAGACGATCGTCGGCACGGCGATCCGCACGATCGCCGATGACCTCAACGGTCTCAGCCTGCAGGCCTGGATCACCACCGCCTACCTGATCACCGCGACCATCGCGACGCCGATCTACGGCAAGCTGTCCGACATCTACGGCCGCAAGCCGTTCTTCCTGGCCGCGATCTCGATCTTCATGCTCGGGTCGGTCGCGGCGACGTTCGCGCAGAGCATGTACCAACTCGCCGCGTTCCGCGCGGTGCAGGGACTCGGCGCGGGCGGCCTGATGTCGCTGGCGCTGACCATCCTCGGCGACATCGTGCCACCCCGGCGACGGGCCAAGTACCAGGGCTTCTTCCTCGCCGTGTTCGGCACCTCCACCGTGCTCGGCCCCGTGCTGGGCGGCTTCTTCGCTGGCATGGACTCCTTCCTCGACATCGAGGGTTGGCGCTGGGTGTTCCTGATCAACGTGCCGCTCGGCGCGGTGGCGCTGTTCGTAGTGGCCAAGGTGCTCAACGTGCCGCACCAGCGCCACGACCACCGCATCGACTGGTGGGGCGGGCTCGCGCTCGTGATCACCCTGGTGCCGCTGCTGCTGATCGCCGAGCAGGGCAGGGAATGGGGCTGGGACTCCACCCGAGCCGTCGTCTGCTACGGCATCGGCGCCGTAGGGCTCGTGCTGTTCCTGTTCATCGAGCACGTCATGAAGGACCAGGCACTCATCCCGCTGCGGCTGTTCCGCAACCCGACGTTCAGCGTCGCGATCGCGGGAGGTGTGATCGTCGGCGTCGCGATGTTCGGCGCGATCATGCTGATCCCGCAGTACCTGCAGATCGTGCAGGGCTACTCCCCGACGGAGTCCGGCCTGCTGATGCTGCCGTTGATGCTCGGCATCATGTCTGCGTCGGTGCTGTCGGGCCAGCTCACCTCGCGTACCGGCCGGTACAAGATCTTCCCGGTTATCGGCACCGCGCTGATGTCGGCAGGCATGCTGCTGTTCGCGCAGGTCGAGTGGGACACACCCATCTGGCAGTCGATGCTGTTCATGGCCGTCATCGGGCTCGGGCTGGGTGGCTGCATGCAGACCCTGATCATCGCCGTGCAGAACGCGGGCCCGCGAAGGGACATGGGAGTCTCCACGGCGGCGGCGACGTTCTTCCGGCAGATCGGTGGCACGCTCGGCGTCGCGGTGTTCCTTTCGATCCTGTTCAGCACTCTGACCGACAACATCGCAAGCGCCTTCCGAGCAGCGGGCGTTTCACCCGCCGCGATGAACTCCGTGGGCGGCGACATCATGCAGGACTCCTCGTTCCTGCAGCAGTTGCCGATCGAGCAGGCACGCCCGTTCTTCATCGGGTTCACCGAGTCGATCAACACGGTGTTCTACGTCGGCGCGGGCGTCGCGGCGGTCGCGTTCCTCGTGCTGCTGTTCATGCGAGAGATCCCACTCGCCGACAGCGTCGGCAAGCCCGCTCCCACCGACACGAAGGCACCGGCGGGCGGGACGGGTGATGCCGAGCCTGCTGACCTCGTCGACGCGGCTGACGAAGGCGACCCCGACCGGACGAGGGAACCGGAACTGGTCACGGCGGGCAGGCACGCCCTGCCACAGCGGAACGGGCAGGTGGAGTTGCGCGCCGACGCGGTGCCAACGGCAGGGATAGGTGGCAACGGCTCGGCTGAGGAGCCCGTTCGGGCATGCGTGACCGGCCACATCCGCCGAACGGACGGCACCCCCGTGGAAGGCGCCACGCTGACCTTGATCGACCAGGTCGGCAGGCAGGTTGCCCGCGCCACCGGCCGACCGGACGGCGGCTACGCGATCACCGCGCCTGGCAGCGGTGGTTACGTGCTGATCGTGGCGGCGGGAGGCCACCAGCCGCAGGCGTCGAGCCTCGTGGTGGGAGAAGCGGCCACCCGACTGGACCTCACGCTGACGGGTTCCGGAGAGGTGTCAGGGCAGGTGCGAGCCGCGGGCGAGGGCACCGCGCTGCCGAACGTCACCGTCACGCTGGCGGACGCGCGCGGCGAGGTGACCGGCGCGTGCGTCACCGGCAGCGACGGCGGCTACGCCTTCCACGGCGTCGGAGCGGGGGCCCACACGCTCGTGGCCAGTGGGCCACGACTGCGGCCCACCGCGGTCATGCTCACCGTTCCCGACAGCGGTGAAATCAGGCACGACCTCGAACTGGAGCGGGCAACGCAGCTGAAGGGCACCGCGCGCACCGACGACGACCGGGTGGTCCCTGACGCCCGCATCACCGTGCTGGACATCGACGGCAACGTCGCCGCGGTGGCCAGGACGGACGAGTCGGGGCGGTACCTGGTCGGCGACCTGCCTGAGGGCGACTACACCGTGGTTGCCAGCGGCTACCCGCCCGCCACCAGCAAGGTGACGGTGTCCGGCGAACAGGCGGAGCACGACGTTCGGCTGGGCTACGAGCAGACGATCGACGACCTCGCGGGAGACGGTCGCTGATGCGCGGATTGTCCGGCTCGGTTCGCTCCGCCGACGGCTTCCCGGTGGGGCATGCGGTGCTCACGGTCACCGATCAGCAAGGCCTGCAGGTCGCGCGCGCCGAAGCCGACGAATCCGGCCGCGTGAGGACCGACCCGTTGCCGAAGGGCAGCTACACCACGGTGGTGACGGCGGCGGGCTACCTGCCCATCGCCCGCACCGCCCAGGTGGCGCACGACGGCACCGGCTCGATCGGTGAGGTGGCACTTGCCGAGGAGGAGGCGGGTGTCGAACTGCCTCCCGCAGGCCCGTGGACCATCGATCCCGCGCATTCCTCGCCGATCGTCACCGCTCGCCACCTCGGTATCGCCAGCGTCAAGGCACGCTTCACCGAGCTTTCCGGGCGCATCCACGTGGCGCGGCCGGTGGAGCGCTCGTCTGTGCGGGCACACATCGAAGCGGCCGCGATCGACACCGGCAACAAGATGCGCGACGACCATCTGCGTTCGCCGGACTTCCTCGACGTCGCGGCATACCCGTCGATCGAGTTCGTCAGCACCGGGCTCACCAGGCGCGGCTCCCGTACGTGGCTGCTGGGCGGTGAGTTGACCCTGCACGGTCAGTGTCGTGAGGTGGACCTCGAACTGCGATACGGCGGCTACGGCCCCGACCCTTGGGGTGGCAGCCGAGCGGCCTTCCATGCCGAGACCCAGCTTCGGCGCGACGATTTCGCGATCAACTACAACGCGATGGGGCGGGCGGGTGTCGCCGCAGTCGGGACGACCGTGGAGGTGGAGCTGGACATCGAAGCCGTTCGGGGCGAGCGACTGCCAGAGTACTAGGCGCGCCTTCGCGCGGCGCGCAACAGCAGGGCCGCGATGACGAATGCGGCGATGAATACGACGGTCGTCAGGATTTCGGGCATGTCGAACACCGATTCGTTCCGTAGGCAATACGCAGCGTGTGCAGTTGGTCCCGGAATCGTAGCGCTGGTCATCGTTTCCGGTCGGGGCCGGGACGCGAGCTCGGACGGGCACGTACGCTGCCGACGTGAATGTTGTGCACGCCGAAGCCGCGAGCGTGGGAATGGACTGGCTCGCCACGGCCGGGCCCTTGCTCGTCTGGGTGATCGTGCTCAGCTTCGTGTTCGTCGAATGCGCGCTGATCATCGGACTTTTCCTGCCGGGCGACTCGTTACTTTTCGGTGCCGGCGTGGTGCTGGCCCAGCACGGAGCCGACACGCATGCCTGGGGCCTTTCCGCAGCCGCACTCGTGATCGCCGTGGTGGGTAACCAGGTCGGGTACTACGTCGGCAGGCAGACCGGAACCCGGTTCGTTGCCCGGCGAGGCGGCAAGGTGCTCAACCAGCACAACCTGAACCGTGCGCGTGCCTTCCTCAACCGCAGAGGTTTCCTCGCGATCGTCGCGGCACGCTGGATTCCGTGGGTCCGCACTCTCGCCCCGCTGATCGCCGGAGCCGCCGGGATGAACTCACGCCGGTTCATGCTGGCCACCACGGTGGGCGCGGTGCTGTGGGTGCCCACGCTCGTGCTCATCGGCTACTACGGTGCGGGCCTGCTGGACGTGCTGCCCTGGCTGAAGACCACGTTGGTATGGGCGAGTGTGGTGCTTTTCCTGGTGGGCACGGTGTACGGCATCTGGCGGTACCGCCAGGAGATGCGGCGCCCGATCGAGAGCGACCCGGAAGCGGCTCGCGCCTGAAGCCTCATTCGGGGTCGGCCCAGACCTCCAACTGGATGCCGTCCGGGTCACGGAAGGCGACCAACGCACATCCCGGTGAGGTGCGCGAAGGTTCGGCTGGGGTGAAGGTGACGCCGTAGTCGGCGAGGCGCCGCTCCCACGCGGCCAGGTCGGCGCGGGAGGCAACCCGGAACGCGACATGGTCGAGCCCGGTATGCCGTTCGTCGAACGGCGGGCGTGCGGCATGGGTGTGCTGCACCAGCATCACGGCGAAGCCCTCACCCGGAGGGGACAACACCACCTTGCGCAACCCCAGTTCGGGGTCCTCGCGGCGGGTGACCTCCTCGAGGCCGAGCACCCGGACATACCAGGGCACGCTGCGGTCGATGTCGGTCACCGTGAGGGCGAGGTGATGCATGCCAGCGAGCTTGGACATGCCAAGCGGTCCTTCCAGTGCCCTGTGTGTCGAGCGACCGGCGCGGTCTTGTGGACGTTCGCCCGGCGCCCCTCGATCCATTCTGGGTTGCCCACGCACGGCCACGCGAATCCGGCCGGTGCAATGACGGCCGTAATGGAACAGCTCCGTGACCCTTCCGTACCGAGCCGCAGCAGCCCCGGGTTCGGTTACGACACAACGCGATCAGCACTGGCAACCCCCACCGCTCCCTGGGGGGCGGCCCCAGCTCAGCCTAGCCGTCCCCCTTGGTGAACCGGGTGTACACAGCAGATCTGTGGATAACTCCTAGTTGTCCCCAGCAGCTGTGGATAACTCCGGCGTCAGACGGCGAAGTACGGCAGCTCCATGTCGCGCACCACGAGGTCGGCGCGCCGCGCACTCGGCGCGATCAGGTCGGCGTTGCGCTGATCGGAACCACGCGCTCGCTGCTGCGCCTCCACCAGCGAGCGCCCGAATTTGCGATGCCGCGTCACCAGCCGCTCCACCCGGTCGTCCTCGTCGGGCGCGAGAAACCACACCTCGTCGAGCAGCGAACGCAGCTCGTTCCATGGCTCGGTGTCGAGCAACAGATAGTTGCCTTCCGTCAGCACCAACCGCACGCTCGGCGGAACCGGAACGGCGCAGGCGATCGGCTCCTCGATCTCCCGCCGGAACTCGGGCGCGTAGACCAGTTCCTTGCCCTCGGCCAGCCTGCGGATCAGGTGCACGTACCCATACGCGTCGAAGGTGTCGGGCGCGCCCTTGCGGTCTGCCCTCCCCAGCCGGTTCAGCTCCGCCTGCGCCAGATGAAAGCCGTCCATTCCCACCACGGCGGCACTGGAGCCCAGCGTGTCGGCCAACCGCCACGCCAGCGTCGTTTTCCCTGACGCCGGTGGGCCCGCGATACCGAGCACCGCGCGCTCACCCCCGTTGACAAGAGCCTGTGCCCTGATCAACAGCTCGTCGAACGTCGTCATATCACTCCCATCTTCGCCTTGACCGGGCCGAGCCAGCTCCTCGGCCCGGCATGCCGCACCCGCTCGGCGGCCACCGCGTTCGCGAACTCGATCAGTCGCGGGATACCGAGCTCTCCCACCTTGGTCAGCAGGGCACCGTGCCACACATCGCCCGCGCCAAGGGTGTCGCGCGCGGCCACGACCGGCACCGCGACCT
Proteins encoded:
- a CDS encoding NDMA-dependent alcohol dehydrogenase, whose translation is MKTKAAVLFDAGKPFEIMELDLDGPKAGEVLIKYAAAGLCHSDLHLIDGDLVPRYPIVGGHEGAGIIEEVGEGVTKVKPGDHVVCSFIPNCGHCRYCATGRSSLCDMGATILDGHMPDGTFRFHSGDTDFGGMCMLGTFSERATISEHSVVKVDDWLPLETAVLVGCGVPTGWASANYAGGVRAGDTTVIYGIGGIGINAVQGAAHAGAKNVVVVDPVEFKRETALKFGATHAFATAQEAAEKVAELTWGQLADQALVTVGVVDEQVITDAFNVLGKGGTMVVTGLAHPEKLTVHVSGGVLTLFEKTIKGTLFGSANPQYDILKILRLYDAGQLKLDELVTTKYNLEQVNEGYQDLRDGKNIRGVITYAD
- a CDS encoding YciI family protein, yielding MAWFVVEIRYVQDKFGPVRPRHREYLASLAEQGKVLVAGPLQDDTGGLTLYEAADRQELQRLIDADPYHIEGAIAERTVREFKPVLGSWVPKGS
- a CDS encoding RNA polymerase sigma factor encodes the protein MHGSAEPMRHRNTTRSAQSSVEQTLSHLRTLDAPAPKAQPSGPLTLEDLYRQHRMRLVRLAILLVDEPATAEDVVQEAFTGLHRNWSKLRDAAAAVAYLRTAVVNGSRSVLRRRKTAREYVPPHAVNARSAESLAMLSTEHQAVVNALSKLPPRQREVLVLRYYGGLSEAEISEAAGISKGTVKSTASRALEALQRAMHDGRG
- the nagA gene encoding N-acetylglucosamine-6-phosphate deacetylase gives rise to the protein MNGADEFVLTSGRVACPDGVRDAAWVSVSGARITGIGTSAPPEGDHVDLGGALVVPGFIDMHCHGGGGGSFSSGDNEEVATAIAAHRRHGTTTMLASLVSDPIPALADQLAVLAEFVTTGELAGVHLEGPFIASARCGAHDPAMLREPDTSAVDALLEAGRGHIRMVTLAPELTGGIKAVRQLTESGVVAAIGHTDAVEEQIRPAIDAGATVATHLFNGMRPLHHRDPGPIGALLDDERVTVELICDLVHVHPTVLRLAARHVGTARTVLVTDAISATDAADGTYRLGRLAVEVSDGVATLAGNGTLAGSTLTMDLAFRNFVLGAGMSVEEAVRATSGHVAELLGIADRTGALRPGLYADLVVLDDELRPRGVLRRGEWVLREGF
- a CDS encoding DedA family protein, whose product is MLSQTPAQMSLMPEWLDPQHLLSGLTPTVIALLCLILFAESSVFPVLPGDSLLFTAGLFIANGSIEAPLWLVCVLATSAAILGNAIGYGIGWKVGPKLFNRPDSRFFKQEYVDKTHAFLERHGSKAIVLARFVPFVRTFITWIAGIGRMSRKKYFTYTVIGGILWAAGLIVLGSLLGNIPFIRDNVDAIFILIVLVSVVPIVLEYLKGRRGKKSAAASAGTDPEG
- a CDS encoding FAD-binding oxidoreductase: MTNDSLVAELCSVLGAEAVLTDADVTAGYSRDQMPLAPSGTPLAVVFPTDVDGVRETVRACAEAAVPVVPRGAGSGICGGANAVDGCVVLVTTKLDRIVEIDPDNRLAVVQPGVVNLDLREAAAKHGLFYPPDPSSYDWCTIGGNLATNAGGLCCVKYGVTTDSVLGLEVVLADGSLLRTGRRTVKGVAGYDLTKLFVGSEGTLGVITQATVALRPLPQAPATLVAAFASAGAAGAAVSGIVREGLVPSLLEIMDATTVKAVEAYLGTELGTGSDSGALLLCQSDAGGALAKRELAAIEQVCADAGAELVHSTDDVAEGNLLMKARRVVHYALEQRGACMTDDVCVPRTRIAELIEGCERISAEVGLTIAVCGHAGDGNMHPTVVYDATAAGEAERARRGFDAILELGLSLGGTVTGEHGIGRFKQDWLAREIGPVGLDVHRRIKQALDPGNLFNPGSMFSPT
- a CDS encoding DUF6194 family protein; the protein is MDAAELKRYIETNFEGVTSVESSGDTFFTYDPDGDLPEQGWLPFATIVTGDHYDEVSALEETGCYRLNIGLPKAAYLARFGAAPTARGERGVLRTGFDYATRDQLLPHPHYASQYWVCVVSPSARMFDAVVRPLLAQSYEFAARKHANRRARRAGEPSQEG
- a CDS encoding MarR family winged helix-turn-helix transcriptional regulator is translated as MASTEHAEPRVPEPTEAELAIADELGRQMVRFMRLSVRAKSQVAKHGPDGIERAAYAILFRLVHEGPQRTSHLAEALHSDISTISRQSSSLVQHGLVERQADPEDGRASLLAPTEEGMRVFEENRRHRNRWLARVLSDWPEEDRIKLNVLFDRLNTGIEECDPLSADSSANCTTKGDDK